The following proteins come from a genomic window of Gossypium raimondii isolate GPD5lz chromosome 5, ASM2569854v1, whole genome shotgun sequence:
- the LOC105769859 gene encoding protein PLASTID TRANSCRIPTIONALLY ACTIVE 12, chloroplastic — protein MSSLSVNFLCKDRFLTAGKPGYNHLQISSIGYFPAGILQARVGLNKVSKRANLFPCIKCEKKEEPIEHVSVERPPYYSYIDSTSGQLEPASGARASIPEEEYWPEGTASRVRAARAPEPTGTSAGSPSYGKSPGSRRKKHKTSAAAQSSQVSTEPNEPVVPEIVEDIVDDPKDSSSEYVIYQTETKEDEETEYELDKKFGRPHPFIDPKVKKPLEEPLTSEELWWNWRKPEKEQWSRWQRRRPDVETVFLKAMAETGQVKLYGEHPTLTETSLYRARRHLFKEERLKAEQERLERIGPVAYYSEWVKAWKKDTSREAIQKHFEETGEDENAQLIEMFSYQTDREYRIMMGTDARIRRDPLAMRMKEDQIKQIWGGDPVYPTVNYIQDPDEVIDYRGPDFHEPTPNMLAYLKEHGKIISREELEKILAKEKTEELEMTDLDDAMARAVDIGENEDEDDDDSEVDGEGEEEKINRNWSVLKSTPQLRKSKGKPKKEDPMSLEEAVNDSENLTDFLMDFEEEE, from the exons ATGTCATCTTTATCAGTAAACTTTCTATGTAAAG ATAGATTCCTAACTGCTGGGAAACCAGGCTACAATCACTTACag ATCTCGTCTATAGGCTATTTTCCAGCAGGAATATTGCAAGCTAGAGTTGGCTTGAATAAAGTGTCGAAGAGAGCTAATTTATTTCCTTGTATTAAGTGTGAGAAGAAAGAGGAGCCAATTGAGCATGTCTCTGTCGAGCGTCCTCCATATTATAGCTATATCGACTCGACTTCTGGGCAGCTTGAACCAGCATCTGGTGCACGTGCAAGTATTCCAGAAGAGGAGTACTGGCCTGAAGGCACTGCTAGTCGAGTCAGGGCTGCCAGGGCACCTGAACCAACTGGAACTTCTGCAGGATCCCCGTCATATGGAAAAAGCCCGGGAAGTAGGAGGAAGAAGCATAAAACATCGGCTGCTGCTCAATCTTCTCAAGTGAGCACTGAACCAAACGAGCCTGTTGTGCCTGAAATTGTGGAGGACATAGTTGACGATCCTAAAGATTCCTCATCTGAGTATGTAATTTACCAGACAGaaactaaagaagatgaagaaactGAGTATGAATTAGACAAGAAATTTGGACGCCCTCATCCGTTTATTGATCCAAAAGTAAAGAAACCACTAGAGGAACCACTTACTAGTGAAGAACTATGGTGGAATTGGAGAAAGCCAGAAAAAGAACAATGGTCTAGATGGCAAAGGAGACGACCTGATGTTGAAACA gtttttctgAAAGCAATGGCTGAGACTGGGCAAGTGAAGCTTTATGGTGAACATCCAACATTAACTGAAACTTCCCTTTACAGAGCTAGGCGCCATCTTTTCAAGGAAGAAAG GTTGAAAGCTGAACAAGAAAGACTAGAAAGAATTGGTCCAGTGGCTTACTACTCTGAATGGGTGAAAGCATGGAAAAAAGACACTTCACGAGAAGCTATTCAGAAACATTTTGAAGAGACTGGTGAAGATGAAAATGCTCAACTGATTGAAATGTTCAGTTATCAAACAGATCGAGAATACAGGATTATGATGGGCACTGATGCCCGTATTCGAAGGGATCCTCTAGCAATGCGAATGAAAGAAGATCAAATAAAGCAAA TTTGGGGTGGAGATCCTGTTTACCCAACTGTGAACTACATTCAAGATCCAGATGAAGTGATTGATTATAGAGGACCAGATTTTCATGAACCAACGCCAAACATGCTGGCCTATCTGAAGGAG CATGGCAAAATCATATCGAGGGAGgaacttgagaaaattttgGCAAAGGAGAAGACTGAAGAACTCGAG ATGACAGATTTAGATGATGCTATGGCCCGAGCTGTTGATATCGGTGAAAATGAA gatgaagatgatgatgacaGTGAAGTTGATGgtgaaggagaagaagagaaaatcaaTCGCAATTGGAGTGTTCTTAAAAGTACACCTCAGCTTCGAAAGTCAAAG GGTAAGCCGAAAAAGGAGGATCCAATGTCCTTGGAAGAGGCAGTCAATGATTCTGAGAACTTGACTGATTTTCTCATGGACTTTGAGGAAGAGGAGTGA